Part of the Sorghum bicolor cultivar BTx623 chromosome 1, Sorghum_bicolor_NCBIv3, whole genome shotgun sequence genome, TTGTGTGTGTAGCTACAGCAGACCGATCATCAGGAGAAGAACAAAAGGATTATTCGATCAATCAATGTGCAGTATAGTATAGTACAGCTAGACGATCGATGATGTTGATGATTGGTCTAGAGCTAGAGCCTACTGCTACTACTCCTACTGTGTATTGTCCGCCGTTTGAGATTTTTGGTCCCAGCAATGCAACCGCCTTGTTTTGCTCCAATTGTCCCGTTCCTGCGCCTCGCTTTTGCTCTGTCGCATACAAAAACgcgccgcgccggcgccggcgccggctttGAATCGCGCCCCAACTGCTCCAGCCACGGCCACCGTCCGTTTCGCGAGCAAAAACCAAAAAGGAGGAACGCGTCCAGGGCGAAGCAGTCCACTGCCGGTGTGGCCGGCGAAAGAAGATGTCCTTGTTCAGTTGTTCGCTATTGGACTATTTGGACTAGACTAGGAGAACTCAATTCCTCTAAAACACACCACTCTTAACATGCAATGCAATGTAAAAATGCAGACATGGACAGCACCATCGCCGCGCGCCGTTGATCGCACACGAATGATTACAGAATACCATTCACAAAACTCCGAGGGCTAGCATGCACCACACCCAAGTGGTGCGCACGTAGCTGGGAGCGAAAAAATAATTGTTCACGTCACGTCGCGTCGCGCGTATCCAGCTCCGCGGACGTCTCGGCTCAGCAGCAGCACACGGGGCACCTCACGATGCCGTTCTCGTTGCACTCCGTGCACCGCCggaacccgccgccgccgcattcGTCGCCTTCCTCCTCCGGCTCGTCTTCGTCGTCCACGTACACCTTGCAGCTGCCCGAGCAGACCTCGCAGAGCACGAACCGCACGTCCCCGCAGGCCTCGCACGCGCCGGCCTCGCCATGGGCGCCGGTCGCCGCGGCGCTTTCGCACCCGGCCAGCCTCGCCGCGAGCTCCCCGGTCTCGTGCAGCCGCTTCAGCTCCTCGGCGTTGCCCACGAGCTCCCCGTCCACGAACAGGCTCGGGAGTGCGGCGGGCGTGGCGGGCGCCCGGCACTTGGCGAGCGGGCCGCCGCCGAGGTCGAGAAGGCCGCGGAGCTCGTCCCGGAAGCCGCGGTGCATGGACACGTCGCGCTCGTCGAGGCGCACGCCGTAGCCCTTGAGGATGGCGCGCGCCAGGCAGCAGTCCTCGTACGTGGCGCGCACGCCGCGCAGCGACGTGAAGTAGAGCACCGCTCTCCGCGgcggcaccggcggcggcgccggcttcCCCTCGCCACCGGTCACCAGGGCGGCGTCgggccgaggcatcggcagcggCGTCACCTTGGCAGACGCCGTGAGGTCCTGCGGCACCGTGGCGACCGGGAACGAGAAGGAGTGGCGGCCGAACGGCGCGGCCAGCAGCGGTGAGTGGTCCTCGAGGCCGGCCATGAGCGCCCACGCGTCGATGTCCTCGGGCTCGTTGGGCGGCGTCATGGTGGGCGTCCGTGGCGCAAGCCTCGTggtcgcgcgcgccgccgcgggcTCCGGTGCCCGCGGCAGGGCCTTTTCGAGCTCCAGGGAGCCGAGCGTGGACGACGTGAGCCGCACCACGTGGACTCCGACGTCGCTGGGGCACCGAGCCGGGAACGACTGGCTGCGCGGCAGCGCCCCCAGCGGCGACGGGCAGTACCGGAGGTCGTGACGGGCCTGCCTTGAGGTGGTGCACCCCATGGCGCCAATGGATCACACGGCCAAAACGCCAAGCGGGCAACGGCAGTGGCTGGCTGACCGGCTGGTAATGTGAAGGAGCTAGTTTAACTTGACGGTGCCAATGTGATCAAGCAGCCACGAGCAGACTGCTGAGGAGTTCTACTAACTTCTATCTAAGCTGTGGATGGATGAGCTGGAGACTAATCTTTGGGGATCGGGGTTTCTGGGGTTTAGGATCTTTATAGTACTCTGCCATTGGGGGTATAAAACTACTCGTGGAATTAGGACTTGATAAGTGCTGAGATTTACTATATGTGCATGAAATGGTATGTCCTATGCAGTGATTGGCCTAAAAAGGATAACAGTTTTTGGAGGTGCTGAACATTCTCTTTTCCTGAAGATAATTGGTTTTGGAACATTCAGACTTGGGAGTCTGCGTGTTGGGAAAATGCTCTTCGCACGCCCCAGCAGTACAGTAGAtcgagaaccttctcactcggtgccgtgagaggcttGAGCAGTAACGGACAGTGGGttcaacagtaggtgaatacagtgaatgctctctctctcttaatAGCGGCAtcgcgccccttatatagggcccggaaaccgacccaacgacatttacataaatgccccgtgacggtgggggaatattccagcatattctcTCATCGCAGTCTACCGACCCCAATACACTCGCGTAATTTCACATTGCGAACCCTTCGTTCATCCTTTGACTGGAGCCTCAGCAGGTCGGAGGCTCGGATCCTCCGCCTAGTtgcggatcctccgacgctttggtgtcggaggttccgcagcctggctggtcggaggttgctcgacctggccaccccgggagttcctccttagcctggtccagtcggaggttccttggcctggctgcgttctcccgccatcctcggacccgggagggtcggaggttccaacctttcctcgctcgtggacctccgccggtgtctcagtccctgcacacacactgcacgaccagacgagtcgtcaacattagcatttcccgtcgaaggatatcctccgacgtttcaggcgtcggaggttcctcaggtgaaggataacctccgacgctaccagggggaaggatgcagcttttccccaacagttcccccctttttgggctaatggcactcctgcggtccatgtgctcaaaaacatgCTACGCTGCGGAGACTATgagcatggttgctgccttcccccctggtgcgcaggatgtgtttgttagcagatgttggataattgtttcttttacttagtcGTAATTTTTCTTGTTTCTTTATTTTGCCGGGATCCTCCGATCATTGCTGCTATATTAGTCTGGTATCCTACGCGCGTTAGACTGCGGAGGATTGCGGAGGATTTTATTGCCGTTAGAGTTAGCCGTTGGCATTGACGAAGCGCAACGGTCTGGCCGATTCCTCCGCTTATAGCCGTTGGGcgcggggaatcgcaacggccgcgcggtcgcaggccccccccctataaaaggggatGCTGGGGAGCTTTGAGCTCTCACCCCTGCTGCTCATTGCCTGCACACCTTCCTTCGCTACGTCTTTCTCTCTGAGCTGCTCGCGTGCGTTTAGTTCTAAAGTGTTGTCGGAGGTTTTACGGTGGCTCAGCTTCCTTCACCGCGTCCTTCgaggtcagatttttctggtcctttgcgCAGTTTCCTTAGCGTGAGGTCTGGAGGTTGGctgcggaggtttgaggagtggatgcttgaggtggctgcagctcaagatctggaggagacgttgtctgacgtcgaagcttctgtcGGTGATTTGATCAGTGCGAAGGAGTTTGAGGAGATGGCGGCGATTACTTTTGAGTTCGGGCAGTCGACTGTGAGGGCGGAGGATATCGCTGACATGGTTGAGGCTAGGTTTTTCAAGGAAGGTCGTGCGGAGGCTCCTCCTGCGGGTCAGACGGTGCCTGCGCCTGAAGAGGGGTATGCGGTGGTATTCAGGGACTTCTTTACTTGCGGGCTTCGGATGCCTCCGTATCATTTCCTTCGCGAAGTGATGGAGAGTTTCAACGTGGAGCTGCAGCATTTCAGCCCTAATGGGATACTGACCCTTAGCAAATTTGCCTGGGCGTGCGAATCCTACGGAGCTATGCCCCACATCGACACTTTCTGCTCGTACTTTGAGCTCCAGCGCCAGCCTAAAAAGGTGAAGGATGCCGAAGGTGTTGAGTGCATtgcgcagtttggaagctgcgcgttcatgccgcgccgcacaatgcctgggccaaggtgcgagatctcctactgccaaaaggggaagtgggagaaggattggatgagagCTTGGTTCTACGTGAGGACCCCCGCTGCGTCGAAGACTTTAGATGACGGCAGCGTTGATAAGGTTTATCCTTACGCGTCGCTGATGAAGGAGTTGAAGCCTTTCTCGAAGGTTGATCCTTCGCAGGAGATGTCGGAGGAGCGACTTGCTTGTGATAAGGCGTTTGCGCTGGCATGCCGATATTCCGGAGGTCGGGAtttggttgaggagatggtcgcTGCTGACTACTGGCCCCTTGGCCGCAGGACCGATGAGTTCACCATTGAGATGGTGCAAGTCCCTGTGTTTGGTCCTCCGGAAGGTTTGCCGTTTCCCCGGTTTGGCGCGGGTATTCCGGAGGATGAGACCAAGGAGTCCTTCCTTGATCGAGTGGAGGTTTCCGTTTGAGGAATTGGGGATTGAATATGAGGATTACGTTGTTCCTCCGGATGTTTTGTTGgggttggagaagaagaaggattcctCCAAGGCCGTTGCTGCGGCGGAGGCTAGGAAGAGGAAGGGTGGCGGCGCTGTGAAGCAACTTGCTaagaagcgcaaggcggaggttgtgctagagactcctgtggagtcttcctccgcCCGCTCATCGGGTGCCGAGTCGAACTCGGTAGCTTCTGCACCTGCGGAGGCCGCTGCTGCTGGTGGAGCTCCTGAAGTCGAAGCTTCGCGTGCGGTCTCCTCTGTGCGCGCGCCTTTCGCGTCTCTTCTTGGGGAGGAGTCTtccgacgcggaggcccctgggGCGAGCCCTGCGCGGGAGGCGAATCCTGCAGCGTCTGAGGGTCCGCGCGTTGCTTCGGTTGGCGGAGGGTCTCCGCCTAAGGAGGTTCAGGTGGAGTCCAGCGACGAAGCTGAGTCCGCCTCCGTTCGGAGGATCAGGAGGGCGGAGGCTCCCCTTCGTCCGGCTGGTGACGGTATTAACTCGTTATACATGGGTAATGATTTTTGGTTggttattttgtttttatgcaAGTTTTGATTGACTTGTTCTCATGTTTTTGGTTTATCTTTCAGCGGAAGTTTTTGCTGGGCTGGCTACCGCGGAGGAGATGGCTAAAGGCGCCAGCGTTGCGCAGGAGGGGCTTGCCGTTCCTCCGCCGCGTGAGCCTGCGCCTTCTGCGTTGGCCAACAGGCCTTCGCCTGCTGATGTTCTTGGTCCTGGTGAGTTTCCTCTTTTGGTTTCagtcggtttggtttgtttttgGCATTTTATTCTAAGGTTTGTTTTTGTTATGTGCAGGTGCTTCTGAAccttcgatcacaggttggactGATGCCTTGCGCGAGGTTCATTCCTTGGTCGGAGGTTAGTGTTCTGGCCTCCGCCAATGGTTTTTTGTTTCTTACGATGGTTTTTCTTAATTGTTTTTGGTTTACAAATCGTTTTCGTCAGAAGCTTCGCGGCATGGACTTTGACACGCTCCTTCGCGTGCAATAtgagcaccatagccttgtaAGTTTGCGCTTTGTTGTATCTTCCTTCGCGGTTTTTCACTCGGAGGTTTGTTGTAACTATTTATTTTTTGAGCAGGGTCACCACATGGCTGCCGCCTTAGAGGAGCGTTgctcccgggaggttatctgccGTGATGAGGCAATTGGTGTTCTGAAGAAGGAGAACGAGACCTTGGAGGCTGAGAAGGCTCGTCTGTCGGAGGAGGTTAGGGAGTTTTCCTCCGTCAGGAGGGAGGTTGAATCCCTgaaaaaggagagggatgacTACAAGGCTGGGTCGGAGGCTCTAAGGAAGGAGAAAGATGATGCCGAAGCTTCGGTGGCGGTCCTCCGCACAAGTGTTGCTGAGGCGGGGAGAGTTAGGGATGTAGCCCTGCAGCGAGCTGAGAAggcggaggacattgctgaacgCCTTCGCAAAGAGCTTGACGCTGAGCGGACGTCTGCAGCTGAGCTGCAGACTCGCATACAGAAGGCGGAAGCGGAGGCTGCAGCTATTGTCGGGCTCTATGCCGACTCGCTTGCGAAGTTTGGGGGAagcacctctgctcctccgcccGGCGGCGATGTTGGGGCTGCCCTCGCGTGGCTGAAGTCTCATATCCGCATGCTCCCCGACTTTGTCGGAGGTGCTGTTGATTTTAGGGCTTTGGCCGCGGTTAGCTCCTTCGCTAGGCTTTTGCGCCGCGGAGGTTGCTCTCACGCGGAGGGAGTCGCCAAGGAGGAATTTGCCGCGGCGGAGGACGTTGGCGAAGGGACTCCTTCCCTGCGCAAATCTGTCCGGAACTTTATcagttcgttctggattaggtttgggcgggATGAGGCGAAGAAAATGGCGGAGGATCGTCGAGCTGAGGTTTGTATTATTTGGTTATTTCTTTTTGTACTTTGCTTCGCTGCTTTGCAATGTTAATTAAGATGGGTATTTTGTAGGAGATTGCGAAGAAGAAGGCTAAGGTTGTCAAGGCCGGTCCTTCGCGTCCACCGAGTGAGGCGTGTCCTCCGACCCAGCCTGAAGCGGAGGCCCGTGATACTGGTGCCAAAGCTCCGGAGGGATCTGGTGCCAAGGTTTCAGAGACTCCCGaggctcctgctcctcctccgcctcaggtgtgaggctttttagtttttaggtttTTCTTAGTCTTTTTTGCGTCCAAGCATGTGACGCTTTTTTGTAAGTAAGGTCGGAGGTTGTGTTTTATTTTGTAAAGAATGTTGAAAATATAATATATTGAGTTGTTTTCAGATAAGCCTTTGTTTTACACtttgatcctgcgcaggtctctggcggaggacctgcgcaggatcgtTTCATTACTCCCCTTTCGTTTTTTTACAAAGGGATTTATGTTTCTGGTGAATTGTTGGAGTATTGGCAAGTTGCTTTCCCTAATATGAGATTGGTGGATATGTTCGAGTTTGTTGGATATGATATTGATGGCGAAGGATCTGGATTTATCCAATCGCTTGCGCgccgaggttcatggcctccggcttaggtggatgattttgtttttcttttcgtttATCGTAGGTTTTGGTTATATTTTTTATGACATGATTTGATGTGTTTATGTAGTTGCCATATCCTATCCTTCGCATCTTTGGTGAGAGAGATAGGGTACGCTGGGTGGCGGAGGCTTCTGAGGATGTTGCtgagccttttcttcaaggttttCCGGAGGTTCGAAAGCTTCGTTTGGCTTTTTAGTTTTATCCTTCGTTTTTGTTGGATTTGAAGTTGTTATTTTCTGCGCGCAGGTTGTGAATTCCTCTCCGTTGGAAGATCTTCCTTCGAACTTTGTCGAAGGAAGTTACGTTACCCCGGTGACGTTCAAGCGTGGAGATTTGTACGCGAGGGGTTATCTAATTGACTGGTGGCGCCACAAGTATCCTACGCGTAGTATAGATGACTTAGTTGATTTCCTTGTACGTGATTACTGTGATGATCTTAGGCTTTTTCCAGATTCGTATGTTAGAATTGTGCGAGGGTCTTAGAACCTTCGGCGTTTTACGGTCGGAGGATGTTTTTCATTATTTGTTGTAAGCTTGTGTTATGTACATTGTATACGGTTAATAAAGATCAGATATTTTTACCACATGGCCTTCGCACCTTTTAACTTTGACAGCCTTCGCGCTATAGTTTGTACGTGACTCATAGATCCTTCGGTTGTTTAGTTGAAGGAGGGTTTGAAAGTTGAACTTGTACAAGCTACCCATAACCTTCGACTTTTTATGGGTCGAAGGGTGATTTTATTCATTTTTTTGTAAACGAACTTTTGTAATGATTTCTTCATCGATaataaagtttttaattttactACAACCTTCGATCTCATTTTTATTACAACCTTCGCGCTACAGCATTTATGTTTCGCAACGTTACGGTGGTGTTGATCATAGGGATCTTTGTGTTGCTGTGGCTTGCTTGTTCTTGATGTTTGTTGTTGCGAAGGAGTTCTTGATTTTTTCTTGCGCGGAGGATCGTTGTTTCTTGGCCTTGGGACCTTCGAGTTTATTGGTGCGAAGGATCCTTCGCtgaattgtgctatttttttcatttgctcgactcccgtggagtgttgtcgaggAGAACCTTCGGTTGTCTAAGTCGGAGGTTTTGAAGGGAtgttacgagacttcgtgcgatacccttcagagacctctgagtctgacttccattgtttctgttgtggttgtacacgactttgtggtcgatgttcatcacaacgccgTAGTTCTAGTGTTACGAAGCTTCGTGCGATACAAACTTTTGTTGCTGTTGTGAGGCTAACTCCTGCTTCCATGGTGGCCTAGGGTTTTTGCTTTTTGACTGCTAGGTTTGCACTCGATGATCGGGTCTTTGTATACTGATCCTGATTGAGGGTGGGGGGCAGGTTTAgtctggttttataggctttcGTGCATTTATTTTATGTACTTAGTTAGGTTAAAATTTATTGTCGGGTTATTGATGGTTGTTGTTGTAGTTGGTTTTGCTGTACCTGACTGAGGGTTATTGTGGTTTCGTTTTAATTTCACACTTTGTttgttgggggtctgcttagagTAGCAGGATACCTTCGACCTTATTTTGGTGAAGGTTATGTGAATTTTGTTGAGGTCTGTCTTGTGAATGTTAAACCTCCGCTGCCTTTTGGCAAAAATAATATAGTTCCTGATGCCTGATTTTCCtcaggtctttgtcaggtttgaaggttttgttccttctggccatgttgtgatgcctgaggaggacaggactttttcactttttggccatgttatccttgctgcccggctcttggctaggtcttttgctaaggatttggtgttttttcacctttgaggacgttccgagctttcttatcttttggatgaaagctacggagggtccttgtgatcacgtgatgttttgtcgaatgctacagcctcgttgctggctgtttttcgactttttgggctttggttctggggtggattcctctttatatttcagaggtttttacataggttctgcctcgttaaaaacctcacctcctggtaggagtacccctgtgaggaaaagagtgcagaccttggaatgcgaaaaagtagagaaaaagaaaacaagcgtATTTAGGGATGTGGATGCCGCCGCTTATTTTGCAGGGGTCATCCTTACACTCAAATGTAAAATCTACGTAGGTTGTCGATgttccacgtgtgggtggaggttctaccttcgaggtctttcaggtagaaggatcccgacctgcccgcttgtattgctgtgtaaggtccttcccacttgggttgcaatttaccagcgtttgggtgatctccttttttcctgagcaccaggtccccattttgtatgtcttttcgtactaccttgcggtctctccaattcttggtttcttgttgatacctggtaatgttctccactgcctcaagtcttattgattctaaggtttccttgcagtactcttcatcttcagccaactgctgcttcatggaacgcaggctttgatgcttgatttcttcgggcaacattgcctcttccccatacaagagcttgaatggagtgaacccagttgttcttgaaactattgtgttatgtgaccatacaactcttggtagttcttcaacccattttcccttgcgtaggttgagtaaggtcttggagattgcggagaatattgttctgtttgctctctccacggccccgtttgactctgggtgataaacagatgcgaaagcaattttggttcctatgtgatggcagaattccttgaaactgtctgaatcaaactgcttcccgttgtcaactgtgagcaagcgtggaactccgaatctgcagactatgttctgccagaaaaattttctgattgtttcagaggttatggttgccagtggcttagcttcgatccatcttgtgaagtattcgatggccacgacggcgaatttgtttcccccctgggcagttggcattggtcctaccaggtccattccccatctctgcaacggccatgatgctggtatgagctgagttagtgctgaaggtcctgactgaattggtgagaaggtttggcaggctttgcatgtcttcactatttcttcagcatctttaatgtgagttggccagtagaagccttgtcttaaTGCTTTAGCAGACAATGCGCGAGGTCCGATGTGAGACCCGCACATCCCGGAGTGTATCTCTTGTAGGAGTTCTCTGCCCTCGCTTTGTGATATGCACCtcagcaaaggttggactacgCCTTTCTTGTACAGGGTCCCGTCAATGAAGGTGTAattccttgctcttgcctccatcctcttggctgttgcttcgtcatctacagctgtctcgcctttgaggcaatcagctattgcctgcctccaatcctcgctttctgtcagcaggactgagcgaaaggcttttggcaacgattcggttgcgggtgttgcaacaatctggtggaaggttccttctggcaagggggtgttgttggctgctgcttTGGCTAGCTCGTCTGCCTCGTAGTTTTTGGCTCTTGGAATGTAGTGCAGAGTGAATCCcttgaaccttctctccagacctcttacgacggccaggtatcttgccagctccgggttgtgtgctaggtattccttctccacttgCCCTGCCACTACTtgggagtctgttttgatgaCTAGTGTCTTTGCTCCcgaagccttagctttgttcagcccgaggatgagaccttcatactcagctatgttgtttgttgctttgaattcgAGTCGTATAGCAAACTTTAGTTTGAGTCCAGATGGTGCGATTAGAACGGCTGCCGCTCCTGCTCCCGCTTGACCCCAGGCGCCGTCTGTATACAGCGTCCACGGCTGATCGAttaccttctcctcgtttttgttcgaaggtgtccaatctgccatgaagtcagccagggcttgagatttgatggaggttctggggacataggtgataacaaactgtgatagttcggctgcccattttcctatacgtccggaagcctctttgttcctaaggatatcacccaatggctgtgaagtgggcactttaatctcatggctttggaagtaGTGCTTGAGCTTCCTTGATGCACACAGAACCGCGTATgcgattttttctatctccgtGTAGTTCAGCTTTGCTCCTGACAAAGCTTCGGATACGTAGTAAACGGGTCTTTGCACCGTTCCTTTAGTGTCGCTTGTCTCGTGCACTAGAACACCACTGACAGCGTGCTCGGAGGCAGCCACATACAATAGTAGTGGAGTGTCTGGTTCGGGCACTGTTACCACCAGGTTGGTTGCAATGTAATTCTTGagctgcctgaaggcctctgattgctctggaccccattctgttttaccttctcctctcagcaccttgaagaatgggaggctccgttctgccgatcttgaaatgaatctgttgagggctgctattcggccggtcagtctttgcacttctttcttgtttgaaggttctgccattgacatgattgcttttgtcttgtctgggttagctctaattccttcggagctgatgatataccccagcatttttcccttgctgaccccgaacacacacttctccgggttaagtttcagcccggcagatctaaggttgacgaagg contains:
- the LOC8082114 gene encoding uncharacterized protein At5g39865, which translates into the protein MGCTTSRQARHDLRYCPSPLGALPRSQSFPARCPSDVGVHVVRLTSSTLGSLELEKALPRAPEPAAARATTRLAPRTPTMTPPNEPEDIDAWALMAGLEDHSPLLAAPFGRHSFSFPVATVPQDLTASAKVTPLPMPRPDAALVTGGEGKPAPPPVPPRRAVLYFTSLRGVRATYEDCCLARAILKGYGVRLDERDVSMHRGFRDELRGLLDLGGGPLAKCRAPATPAALPSLFVDGELVGNAEELKRLHETGELAARLAGCESAAATGAHGEAGACEACGDVRFVLCEVCSGSCKVYVDDEDEPEEEGDECGGGGFRRCTECNENGIVRCPVCCC